From the genome of Penaeus monodon isolate SGIC_2016 chromosome 11, NSTDA_Pmon_1, whole genome shotgun sequence:
ATTTTATGCCCTTCATTCTCCTCTGTTCTGTTGATTGACTGTTAGAAATCCACTCGTTCTAGCTCTTTCAGTTCATTTAATTCTCTTACTGATTTTGTTATCTTCATTAGGGCATCATACCATAATCTTAAGACAAttctcacccttcaccccccaaagggagggagggagcaagtagagacaaaaaggggaaagaaagatttggaaaaagtgagaaaaaaacacgatgaaaaggaaatagcagagggagaggaaaagggagaatgaagaagagagagggggaagggaatgaatCACATACCTAAAACAtcacttttgaaaataaaataaagattatatttaactgtaatcgcattccatatataaataatcgATTTAAGACActctatacaaaatataattttatcttactttatatagttttatatagttttaacaATTACACTGCATTGGTCACATGattagcatatttatatatgcgtctAATCTTGTAAGAATTTAAATAAACTACATTAAAAAAATCACGCGAAATATACACTTGAAAATATACATGGGAGTGTTTTAAATCAAaataacactcacaaacacagaaAGTAAAACAACAGCCTGTGCTAAAAATAATGCATCTGATTCTGAAAGCAAAGCGTTTGCTGAGAATACATCGGAGGAGACACAAAATACTTCTGCATGGCAATCCTTCTTTCATCTTCGTTGAAGAATTCCAGTTGCTTCTGAGCCTCTGGGGATAGCCTCCCCGGTAACATGCTCCAGGGTATGCCGCTCATTTGGATGCGTTTGAAGAATTCTCGTGCAGTCTGGCTTGTGGTGAAGGGCGTGGGGCACGGAGTGCCCAGCCTCTGGTACCGGTTGCACACGTGTGGTATATTGATGTGTTTTGCTCTGTCGTGGTTCTTGAAGGATATCTGGCAGGCCGCCAGGATGGCCCTCTCGTCCTTTGGAGTGGCCTCGATCATGAACTCCAGCGCGTGGCTGTGGACATTGGTGCCCATGAAGCGGTACCGTGAGCACTGGACGAGCCCTTTATGCCCCTCGGGCGTCACTTGCCACGGGCCACCTGCGTGGCTGCTGTAATACCTGGGCAGCACTGATGAGTAGTCTTTGTTGGTGAGCAGTAGACGCGATGCCGTGTGCGTCGGCGTCGTCATCATCTCCACCAAGAAGCAGTACTTCCACTGAGTCTGCAGAGTCTGCGCGTCCAAAGCGAACTCAACATTGCCATACCAGTTGGAGAGCTCCTCCTCCGCATGGTTTTCAGCACCGAACCAAAGCACTTTCATGTTAGCGCAGGGGTGGTTCGCGGGCAGCTCGCGGGAGTCGATGCTGCTGAACGTTTGCACTTTCTTTGGTTTTATCCTTCGGTTGAGGCAGATGTCTAGGGCCTCCTCGAGGTGGAGAACCCTGACTACGTGTGTGAAAGGACGGTAGGAATCACGCCCCTCATCGACATGGCGGCCGCTGCCAGGCCTCCACAGGATAGTTCTCCCGCGTTTCTTCTTTCCTGCGGTTCTTTCTCGCGTCTTCAGAAGCTGGTCCTCCCAGCTCCACTTCGGTCCCTAAGGAATGAAAAATAGAGGAAGGTAGAATATGTTCATACCTGTACtggtatttctatttttcatactGCATTCAGGAAACTAGAAATGTCAGACAAGTAGCACTAATTATCCTGATAACGGCGACAGTTAAAGaaacacaataaaagaaagaaaagcaaaaacaaagaaaaacaccatATTCATACCAGTAATGAAAATTGTACTGCAGTTGATAATCTAATTTACAGAAATAAGAAATTACACAGGAACATTGGAAAAAATATTGTGCTTCCTTATCACATTTTccagttttatattatttccagtCTTATTAGTAGtctcagtaataaaaataataataataataataataatataataaatatgatggaaGTGATAGTGAGGCGGAAAATCTACATTATCAGCCGCATTGAGAGTCGctttaattacaaatatatattctcaaagaccacgactacccccccccccccccttttttcaccacCGGCGGCTGCGCGAGGGTTTGAGAGGAGTGAGCCGCCCGGGCGCTCTCCCCGAAGGAATCGTAAGAATCAATTCCACTCTGTACACATCCGTGTATGTCGAATCAATTGtatacccccccctttttggccccccccccgggggggcctgaTAAAATttaggggcccctttggggggggggttggtggagggCAGTTGGGGGGGACGCGatgcccccggggtttgggggtttttgggggcctttttttttcgtgggtttGTCTCCTTCCACAGAAATATTCCACTATTGCAGATCgggttaaaataaattataattaatttgaggggttttaagaaaaagattttcatttagcgcagggggtttgggggggaatccATATGGGCTGaacgtttcccccccctttttttacccggggGCGGCAGGTtgagggggcccccccgggtgaAAGGAGGGTAGGAATCACCCCCTCTGAACACCCGTGACCCCcaaatatttggtttttttttttttttttccccttttccttccccctcccttccccctaaaaataaaaataaaataaatttatattattatttatttttatattttaaaatttaaataataattatttaatattaaaaacaaataaaaaaaaaaaaaaaaaagaaaaaaatataaagttgttgttggttgtttttttgtggttcacaggttggtttgtgtttttttttgttttttttttttgggtttttttttgtccgggtttttttttttttaaaattgttggtgtgtggggggtcaAATTGgcttgggttgttttttttttttggtttttttgggggggggggttgggggtgggggggttcccAAGGGTGTGTTTTTGtccctgtgttttgtgttttttttttttttttttttttttttttttttttttttttttttttttttttttttttttttttttttttttttttttatttttttttttttttatttttttttttttttttttttttttgtgtgtgttgtggtgtgtgtttttggtgtgtgtttgtgtttggttgggtgttttgggttgtggggggtgtttggtgtggtgtgtggtgtgggttgtgtgtgttttgtgggtgtgttgtgtggggttttgtgtgtgtgtgtggtgtggtggtgttttgtttggggggttttgttgtgtgtgtgtgggggtttttgtgtgtggtggtggtgtggttttttggggtgtttttgtggggggtgtttttgtgtgtgtgtggttttttggggggtgtggttggtggggggttgtgtgtgtggtgttttgtgtgtgtgtgtgtggggtgtgggtgtgttgtgtgtgtgtgtggtgttttttggggtgtgtgttgtgtgtgtggttgtgttgtgggggtttgtgtgtgtttggggggtgtttgtgtgtgtgttgtgtggtttttgtgtggttgtgttgtgtgtgtgtgtgggtttttgtgtttgtgtgtttgtgtgtgtggtgtttttgggttttgttgggggtttttgggtggttgtgttgtgtggtgggtgtgttgtgtgtgtggggtttgtgtgttttggttggtggtgtggggttgtggggttttggtgtgtgtgtggtgttggtgtgtgtgtggggggtttgttgttgggttgtgtgtgtgggtgtgtgtgggggtgtgtttgtttttgtgtgtgtgtgtgtggggttgtgtgtgttgtgtgggtgttgtgtgtgtgtgtggtgtgtgtgtgtggtttggtgtggtgtggtggggttttgtgtgtgtgttttgtgttgtgtggggtgtgtgtttgtgtggggtgtgtggttgtggtgtttgtgtgtgtgtggtggtgtgtgtggtgggtggtgtgttgtgtgtggtgtgttttgtggggggtttgtgggttgtgtgtgtgtggtttgtggtgtgtgtgttgtggttttgtggtgtgtgtgttgttgtttggtgtgtgtgttttgtgtgttgtggttttttttttttttttggggtgtttttgtgttttgttttgtggtgtgggtgggggtttgggggtgtgtgtttttgtgtgtttttttgtgtggtgtgtgtgttgtggtggggtttggggtgtgtgtgtttttttgtgtgtgtgtggtgtgttttgtgtgtgtgtgtgtggttttgtgtggtgtgttgttttgggttgtttgtttttggttttgtttttttggttgttttgggttttgtttgtgtgtgggtgttgtgggggttggtggttgcggtgtgtgtgtaatatataatatattttaataaatatataaatatatattataaaatataatatttatatatatgtatataaatatataaattttaatatatatatattatatattatatatattttaatacgtAATGTTGATAACTATTacttacattttataaaaatgattagTTTTGCGGTGATGTGTGTTACAATTGGCCTTCCTAATTGTTCTTTTCTATTAACttgagtaataaaataaaaaaaatactcacaatCCAGGGTTTCTCTTCTTGGTAATTTTCTCTTCGGCTACCTGTCAAGTATCATTCAGAAAATGCCACAGCATTAATGGAAGCCTTGGTGAATTCCTAGTTACCATCATTCATATTTAACATTTAAATAATTGCATATCTATTCatgtataaaaaaaggtattgtGTGAAATCCTGCAGTTTTTCCTGAAGGTGAAAATCAGTGCATTCCTCAGATTTAAGTTTAAAAACAAAGTATAAAAAACGAACTTTGTGCCCTTactggttttatttcttttttggatGAAGAGCCGGCAGTGATCCCGACTGGGCCGGTCGCCGGGGGGGGCGAGCGGAAGCCTTGGGGCTGATGGTGACAATCTCCAGGCGACGCGTGATGTCGGGCCCTTTCGTGCTCGTCTCCACTTCGGGctgaccttccctccccccccatccgtcTTCCTCACTCATTCGGGCTGAGATGAACTCCGCCTGCAAGGTGGAGTAATCTTCATAAATGGAATAGTAAGCGTTGCTCCATGAGCAAGAGTAGTGGCAATGACACTGTTAGTAATAGCAGTATTTAAAAGCAAAGTGCTAGGATATGAGGCTTATGTTATTCAcccgaacaaaaaataaaaaagaatagtcttctcactctcttttaccTTTAAAAGTATCATTTTACTGAAACGGGATATGGTGCCTCAAGTCATCATAAAAGTCCCTCGTGGCATAACAATATACATTGCTAGCGTAGAAGCAACATTTCTCCGCTTTGTTTTCCTGTGACCTCTGTATATCTTCACACAAGCCTTGAGGCCTCTTCTTCGGCTGAGACAGAAGAGCAACTTGACTCGTGAACAGCACTGATCCCAGTGAAAACATCCGCTTCCTACCTTTCAAACCTTGCCGATGCAAACAAAAAAAGGCCCCGGGGTATCAATCATTCTCTTTATCGGACAGTTCTCTTGACCACGAGTCTGATTCAATTTACTTTCTTGGAAACATGAAACTCAAAACAACTACAAGAAACAAGGTCGTTTGTTTATACGGGAACCTCCTTTCCCTACAGTTAGAAAATAATTTCCCCTGAACAATACTAGGTTAGCTGGAGTCCCTAATTAAGAATTTCTTGCGAACACTTCGATATACTTGCTGTAGTTTTTGCTAAATTTTATGAGATATAGAGACGACACCCAGTAAACAGAAGCTTAAGACATATTTGTAACGATgtacaataaatgaatgaataaggatGCATTTTTTGGGTTATGAATACGGTCCATCAGAGAAAAcacaga
Proteins encoded in this window:
- the LOC119578586 gene encoding uncharacterized protein LOC119578586, with translation MRRGPARDITSACHVRRSSCPAEFISARMSEEDGWGGREGQPEVETSTKGPDITRRLEIVTISPKASARPPRRPAQSGSLPALHPKSSRRENYQEEKPWIGPKWSWEDQLLKTRERTAGKKKRGRTILWRPGSGRHVDEGRDSYRPFTHVVRVLHLEEALDICLNRRIKPKKVQTFSSIDSRELPANHPCANMKVLWFGAENHAEEELSNWYGNVEFALDAQTLQTQWKYCFLVEMMTTPTHTASRLLLTNKDYSSVLPRYYSSHAGGPWQVTPEGHKGLVQCSRYRFMGTNVHSHALEFMIEATPKDERAILAACQISFKNHDRAKHINIPHVCNRYQRLGTPCPTPFTTSQTAREFFKRIQMSGIPWSMLPGRLSPEAQKQLEFFNEDERRIAMQKYFVSPPMYSQQTLCFQNQMHYF